Proteins encoded together in one Aminipila butyrica window:
- a CDS encoding RNA polymerase sigma factor yields the protein MAICKDERYQALVGFIEDNQERMYRLAYSYVKNQATALDMVQEAVYKAIKAHQRLEDPEQVKAWFYKILVNTCLDELRRSRRLVATAPEQMPEEGEDSLDCKADHLVLQEALKELDADTKTVIVLRYFEDMKLTEIADLLETNINSVKSRLYRGLRLLKCQMGEGEVSHVE from the coding sequence ATGGCCATATGTAAAGATGAAAGGTATCAAGCCCTGGTGGGCTTTATAGAAGACAATCAGGAACGCATGTACAGGCTGGCTTACAGTTACGTAAAAAATCAGGCTACTGCCTTGGACATGGTTCAAGAAGCCGTCTACAAGGCCATCAAGGCTCACCAGCGGCTAGAGGACCCGGAGCAGGTAAAGGCCTGGTTTTACAAGATATTGGTCAATACTTGCCTGGATGAACTGCGGAGAAGCCGTCGTCTGGTAGCCACCGCCCCGGAACAAATGCCGGAAGAAGGGGAGGACAGCTTAGACTGCAAGGCGGACCATCTAGTCTTGCAGGAGGCTTTGAAAGAGCTGGATGCCGACACCAAGACCGTCATCGTCCTACGCTATTTTGAAGACATGAAGCTGACCGAAATTGCCGATTTGCTGGAAACTAATATCAACTCCGTGAAGAGTCGGTTGTATCGGGGGCTTCGTCTGCTTAAATGTCAGATGGGAGAGGGGGAGGTCAGCCATGTTGAATGA